One genomic window of Daphnia pulex isolate KAP4 chromosome 10, ASM2113471v1 includes the following:
- the LOC124204832 gene encoding protein timeless-like, with protein sequence MQQTWTSSGDERQPTDESTLNLLIGFTINFIRQGYNTLVGQLHQQMLKQQGDAHLQLLDKSHFLWLISYFLPIASRLELSVEHLKNVLTIDVLCYLTWEAVCQTEELEMSAFQHSTVDLKPCVRRLHLCVKAIREYLKTLERFSRPSTSRNANAPGNYLITRLSGYVPAIRDLRQLFLLQLRQFDPVVQSRRYLLDVIATNHILLLALERSTGQSSRGSFDIGQHLTQFCSEMIVDRYGTALEDFKTNGSFVNDCILTLLHHVAGDLGRADLLCRPVILRPFSKILAVEFNLRDDWNDLIELIINKSMRYFSHHRYTETLPSNPNNPQKIKDSASHSMDILLLKYSDEKTIEESTETNQLSYEVPDTNIKSLLIQLKDSGFQKQLDWIQSSLLSACAVRLGTYSGQEFRHPIYTLSFQMNLSCPLVPWTEVEASALRSELFLNLLFRIGLIPPSPQAVLYPRIPREWSPDTLYSVALLFGPIDQKRIDFDLTRVKKIELDHPYSSVNVQNVQRSSSHPYIIHDGVSHRKDSFLESKFPSAEIDISRQNSIDCVFDHHSPRALDSISTTSSLEVHKMDSSDDEEMEDLLFVTD encoded by the exons ATGCAACAAACTTGGACGTCGAGTGGAGATGAAAGGCAACCAACAGATGAAAGTACTTTGAATCTCCTGATAGGATTTACCATCAATTTCATCCGGCaag GCTACAACACGCTGGTGGGCCAATTGCATCAACAGATGCTGAAACAACAGGGCGACGCCCACCTCCAGCTGCTGGATAAGTCGCACTTTCTCTGGctcatttcttatttccttccCATCGCCTCCCGGTTGGAATTGAGCgtggaacatttaaaaaacgtcTTAACTATTGATGTCCTGTGTTATCTGACGTGGGAAGCTGTTTGTCAGACGGAAGAACTAGAAATGTCTGCGTTTCAACATTCAACAGTCGATTTGAAACCGTGCGTGAGGCGCTTGCATTTGTGCGTGAAAGCAATTcgtgaatatttgaaaacactGGAGAGATTTTCTCGTCCTTCGACGTCTAGAAATGCAAATGCACCgggaaattatttgattactCGACTGAGCGGTTACGTGCCAGCGATTCGGGACCTCCGTCAACTCTTTTTGCTCCAACTCCGCCAATTCGATCCTGTCGTTCAAAGTCGTCGCTATCTACTCGACGTCATCGCAACCAATCACATCTTATTGCTGGCGCTCGAACGGTCCACTGGGCAATCGTCACGCGGGAGTTTTGATATTGGCCAACACTTGACTCAATTCTGTTCGGAAATGATAGTCGATCGATACGGCACGGCCCTCGAAGATTTCAAGACCAACGGCTCATTCGTCAACGATTGCATCTTGACTCTTTTGCATCACGTCGCGGGCGATTTGGGCCGGGCCGACCTTTTGTGCCGGCCCGTCATTCTTCGTCCATTCAGCAAAATTTTGGCAGTGGAATTCAAC TTGCGTGACGACTGGaatgatttgattgaattgatcATTAACAAATCAATGCGGTATTTTTCACATCATCGATACACGGAGACATTGCCTAGCAACCCAAATAATCCGCAAAAGATAAAAGATTCCGCTTCCCATTCGATGGATATCCTCCTACTAAAATATTCTGATGAGAAAACAATAGAAGAATCGactgaaacaaatcaattgtcGTACGAAGTACCTGACACCAACATTAAATCACTTTTGATTCAACTCAAGGATTCTG GATTTCAGAAGCAACTGGACTGGATCCAGTCTTCATTATTATCAGCCTGTGCTGTTCGATTGGGGACCTACTCCGGCCAAGAATTCCGCCACCCCATATATACCCTaagttttcaaatgaatttgtcctGCCCTTTGGTTCCCTGGACGGAGGTGGAAGCATCCGCCCTGCGTTCAGAACTCTTCCTCAATCTCCTATTTCGTATTGGTCTCATTCCTCCTTCCCCTCAGGCTGTCCTGTACCCTCGTATCCCGCGTGAATGGTCCCCGGACACTTTGTACAGTGTCGCCCTCCTTTTCGGACCCATCGACCAGAAGAGGATCGATTTCGATTTGACTCGAGTCAAGAAAATCGAGTTAGACCACCCCTATTCATCTGTCAATGTCCAAAATGTCCAAAGATCATCTTCTCACCCTTACATAATTCACGATGGCGTATCTCACCGTAAAGATTCGTTCCTGGAATCCAAGTTTCCTTCAGCAGAGATCGACATTTCTAGGCAAAATAGCATCGACTGTGTCTTCGACCACCATAGTCCACGAGCATTGGACAG TATCAGCACCACCAGTTCACTAGAAGTCCACAAAATGGACTCTAGcgacgacgaagaaatggAGGACCTTCTGTTTGTGACAGATTAG
- the LOC124204831 gene encoding uncharacterized protein LOC124204831 isoform X2: protein MTAAASSAQRLIGLRLLAGRGPATYWPSLVLPLLAVLALLLCWKPAGASEFPERECCDDLILLPPAVDSGPDIRKTVPLGGNGGVGGTTSSSFSTEVPPHSSSEHPDTSNFLYPEFIPELSLDLGYPLPPPPLHPHHQHPHPGAPDGSNYVPTTTGTGLHQGQPASAILNCLLAHQLCAEDPSCKSIETVIQHICGPETVACSTTTVTKCQAGLRTLQAFPVFHPTCLCREPSVDPDCNAFRDSLFDHPCMVATQKERDLYPIHALPTCTHALDVCQKDLSCTRLYNDFREHCKLRSGVCRDKETCYNAWRGLRMTPLFGCFCPGNDQKKCERIYSFIYNNTCVGYLTPSGHVIRNRSKSSVTATPLSDSTTTSRVYASRRRRMRRYLVRYLPHHLTPPPAITTTTTHLHNQSAPQSSSFSSSTSSVDDGDDNELALDTTTTSTTNSLITTTDPPSLLPTSTDVISTSTPPITTTTHEHHLVGTTSTSTSTTSTTVTPVPTAHHLLLRETTSSAGRPAAIFVEYIKSSPANNISKKR, encoded by the exons ATGACAGCGGCAGCTTCCTCCGCCCAAAGGCTAATAGGCCTAAGACTGCTGGCCGGCCGAGGCCCTGCCACTTATTGGCCGTCGCTGGTTTTACCGCTGCTGGCCGTTTTGGCCCTGCTGCTATGCTGGAAGCCGGCTGGCGCCAGTGAGTTCCCCGAACGGGAATGCTGCGATGACTTGATCTTACTGCCGCCGGCCGTCGATTCCGGACCCGACATCCGGAAGACTGTGCCATTGGGCGGTAATGGCGGCGTCGGCGGGACGACGTCGTCCTCATTCTCGACGGAAGTGCCGCCACACTCGTCGTCCGAGCATCCGGACACGAGCAACTTCCTCTACCCGGAATTCATCCCCGAATTGAGCCTGGACTTGGGATACCCTCTGCCGCCTCCTCCGCTCCACCCCCATCATCAGCATCCGCATCCAGGAGCCCCGGATGGAAGCAATTACGTGCCGACGACGACCGGGACAG GTTTACATCAAGGCCAACCAGCCAGCGCCATACTCAACTGTCTACTAGCCCATCAACTATGCGCCGAGGACCCGTCGTGCAAGTCCATCGAAACGGTGATTCAGCACATATGCGGCCCGGAAACAG TGGCGtgctcgacgacgacggtgacTAAATGTCAGGCCGGACTGAGGACCCTGCAAGCCTTTCCGGTCTTCCATCCGACCTGCCTCTGCCGAGAGCCGTCCGTCGACCCGGATTGCAACGCTTTTCGCGACTCCCTCTTCGACCACCCGTGCATGGTGGCCACCCAGAAAG AGCGGGACCTGTACCCGATCCACGCCCTGCCGACGTGCACTCACGCTCTCGACGTCTGCCAAAAGGATCTGTCGTGCACGAGACTCTACAACGACTTCCGCGAGCACTGCAAACTGCGCTCGGGCGTCTGCCGCGATAA GGAAACGTGCTACAATGCTTGGCGGGGATTGCGGATGACTCCGCTGTTCGGCTGCTTCTGTCCCGGAAACGACCAGAAGAAATGCGAGCGCATCTACTCGTTTATTTACAACAATACGTGCGTCG GTTACCTTACCCCAAGTGGGCATGTTATTCGTAATAGATCCAAGTCGTCGGTCACGGCGACTCCTTTGAGCgactcgacgacgacgtcgaggGTCTAtgctagtcgtcgtcgtcgtatgcGTCGATATCTTGTTAGATATCTGCCCCATCACTTGACCCCACCACccgccatcaccaccaccaccacccacctcCATAACCAGTCCGCCCcgcaatcttcttctttttcttcgtcaacTTCTTCCGTTGATGACGGAGATGATAACGAGCTAGCACTtgatactactactaccagcaCTACTAACAGCCTCATCACTACTACTGATCCGCCCTCACTACTCCCGACCTCGACCGATGTAATTAGCACGAGCACTCCCCCCATCACTACCACCACGCACGAGCACCACCTTGTCGGCACTACTTctaccagcaccagcaccaccagcaccaccgtAACTCCAGTACCTACcgctcatcatcttcttctgcgTGAAACGACTTCatcggccggccggccggccgcaATCTTCGTTGAGTATATCAAATCTAGCCCGGCAAATAATATCAGtaagaaaagataa